TGCCAGCGCCGAGCCCGCCGAGCCGCCGGCACCCGGCTGGGGACAGAGGCGGCGGAGagcgccggccccgcgggcagcgcccgccgcACCACCGTGAGTTGGGGTCGGGCCGGCGGGGACGGGGCTGAGGGGCGGCAGGCGGGGCTGAGCAGCGGTGCTGGGGAAATCGGGGTCTCTTGTCATCGCGGGGCTCGGGGCCCCTGTCACTCACCGGGGGGCTCGGACCGGGTCTCCTGTCACCGGTGGCGGGGTTGGCCTGCGGTCCGCCCTCTGTCTCCGCGGTGCTCGGAGGCTCTGCTGTCACCGGGGTAACTCGACCCGGGGGCTGAGCCTTGTCACCGGGGGAGACTCGGTCCAGGGTCTGCTGTCCCCGGGGGGCTTGGCCGGCGGTCTGAGCCGCTGTCAGTGCCCGGGGGGCTCAGGGTCTCCTGGCACCGAGGGCGTTCAGTCCGGGGTCTCCTGTCACCGGGCGGGATTCGGTCCAGGGTCTTCGCTCTGTCACCGGGGAGTTCGGTCCGTTTACTTCTCCACTGAAAAACCCCGTGCCCGACGTATGTGCCCTAACGCAAATAGGGCACGTATATTCCCAGTTTATCCTTCTGCTTATGGATTTAATGGCAGCTCCTCCAGAGGCACAGGAGCGGCAGGGAAAGCCCAAATGAGGGGCTGTGCCCTTCACCCCCCTTTGGGCAGCACCCCCATAACAGCGAGGGGGCTGCGCCCACCCAGCCGCAGGACCTGTCCCTTGGGACATCCTTATGGTCATTATGGAATTACTCTGGAATTCCAGCCATGCTGATGCGAGGTGGAGTTGACAGCAGTGGTAGTCAGGCAGGTAGGGATTGCACTGCAAAAAATccttaagcttttttttttttttttttttttttggctgaaaaataggaagaaaGTATCCTGGCTTATTTCttgaaggattaaaaaaatgctaGAATTGAGCATACCTGAAATAAAGAGGGGAAAAACGGCATTATCTGTTTTCCCTTTATGTAGCCTTAATGATCTGGCCCAGTTTATTCCTGTTTCTAAGAAAAAATTGCTTCCAGGCAAAGCCCTTTTATCTTCAGTTTTGCTCTGCAGCGGGGTTATTGGTTGTTGGGGTGAGCAGAGTGATTTATTTATATTGGAAATGTGTTTCTCTCTAACACATTGCTGGTAGTTTCATGAATGAATAAGTGACAGGATTACAAAGCAGGCAcacttctgtaaaaaaaaaattatggaaatatGGCCAGATTTCGTTATTAAACCTCGTGGAAGCTGTGTAGAGACATGTTTTCCATGGGTGTATCCTACATATTTCAGTAAATCGTGATTTCTGGCGAGGATAATGTGTTCTAGAGAAATGATTCGGAGCTGAACTGCTTATCAGATGAGTGGGAAGACCAAGCTATTCCTGCTGCAAGCCGCTGCCTGGGATGGAGACAAATGCCTGtcaaatgtgtttatttttcttaatcaCTTTAATTTTCGGAATCTCTGATAGAAACTGCACCTAAAGCGTTTTGCAGTATAAAAGCCATTTTACATTCGCTTCTATGTAACAACCTAATTTCCTTGTCTGGaggtgctgcctgctgggatAACTCCTTGAACAGCACGGGAAAACTGGGGGGAGGTTTGTCGGGGAGGTTTTCCAGGGGTGGTCACTTGTCCAAGGGACTGCAGGCGCTGTGGCTTTGTCGCGTCCGAAGTGACAGGGCACCAAATGCAAAGTTCGGCTTTAAATCGTGTTGGGAACTcgggctgctgctggcttgaTTATTAGGTGTGAGCAGAGCGGGGCGGGAGCCGGGAATCGCTGCTCCCCTCGGTTTCTGGGTGGAGCACGGAGTGTTGGTCATGGACCATAAAGCTTTCACTGATTTAGTGCTGGAGAGGCTGCTGCGGTTTGCCAAGCGCTGCCTGCGTCTCTCCTGCCACACATGAGCAGAGCTTCATTAAGGCAGGAGATACGAGCAGCCCTCACCTCCGgcacctgctgccagctcagttCCACCTCCCGGGAGTGAATAAAATATCCCCTGTGTTGGGGTTAGCTGGGCATGacccccctcctcctgcagttCTGGGGATAAATCAAGGGTATTTccaaggaagaaatatttaggttgCCAATGGTACCTTTAGaaagtctttttcttttgtgtgtatgtgtgataATTGCTTTAATTTGCTGTGAAGGCCTCTGGAGTCGAGCTTAGGTATTTTTAGATGGTATCATAAATCAAAGTAAAGccagaactgaagaaaaataatttaaggcAAAGGAACTGAGATTTATTGTTATCCTTAGTAAGGTGGGAAGGTCAGGTTTTAAAATGTGGTCTTGTGGCCAAAATCTAATTGGGCGAAATTAATGAAAGCAGCTTGTGACCAgtgagattttgttttaaaataacttctatGTAagttatgaaagaaaaagtactCCAGTTTATTGCAGCTTGCTCTTCTCTCTCAAGATTTTATCAGCTCTACAAAATCAACTTCCATAACAATTCCAAAATTGATTCATTGTTCTTTGTGAGCCttcttttgttgtttaattAGAGGAACAATACAGCAACGCTTCGTGTGCTTGGACAGAAAACTTTTCCAAGTACTTCCTGCACCAGGAGGGTTGTGCAGCGTGGGAGCACCAGAGAGGTGGTGGCACCTTCATCCTGGGAGCTTTTCAGGACATGGCCAGGCCATGCCATGGCTCCCCTTGAGCCCATGCCTGGCAGCAATCCCACTCCAAGTGGGAGGTCGGGCTGGAGACCCCCCACCATCTGCTCCTTCTTAATACAGAAAGGGAAGCAGCTCGATGAAGAGGACTGTTGGGCAAGAGGCAAGGATCCAGCAGCTCAGGACAGAAGTATCTGGTTAAAGCAGTTCACTGTTCAAGTATTTattgaataaatgaaaaaaaaaaaaaaaaggctgtctACATGTATGGTATTGGAGTTATTGATTAGACATATGGTGAGGCTGTCGCTGTCTTATCACAGCTGTGAGTTGCAGCTTATCCCTGGCTAGGAGGGGTATTGTTATCCCTCCAAACAGCAGCTGGATATTGTTTTTAGTCTGGGCTTGAAGTCTCAGGGTAGGGGCATCAGCTCgtgaaagaaaaagcactttgtCTGCAGACAAGAGAGAGGAACCTCTGAAGGAGGGAGCACAAAACCAACAGCATAAGCCAcccagctctctgcctgtcCTCAGGGACAGTGTTGGGTAACCTTGGACTACCAGCCGGGTCCCATGGCCCGAAGTGAACTCTGCTCATCCCCCCATGTGTCTTTATCTTTGCTGTTTCCTTAGGGGAAAGGGTTTCCAGCATAAGGCTTTTGTCAAATCTGCCGTCATCGGAGATGCCTGAGGTGTCCCCGTGCAGGACGAGGCTTTTGCAGGCAGAACACTCATTATTTCTCCCCAAAAAGAGCTCAGACCTGATGTGTGTGAGCTGCACAGTGCTGGACTCCTCCATTTAACCTTCCCCTCTAGGGAAAAGTACACTCTGTGTTCCCTCTCTTTTATCCTTGCCCTCCTGTCCTGctcttccagcagctctccagccgTTAATGGAAGTATGTGGCATTCCCCTTGCATGCTGCAGTGAAAGGAAGAGCTGCTTTAGATGGATGGCCCCAAGTGGTAATAGAGCACTGAAAGCCTTCCCTGCCCTTTATGCCTCTTTCTTCCTGacactttaattatttttgctcCCCATTTTATTGGTGGGGCTGTGAATCACTGATCCAGAAGGGTGTGAAGGTGTGATCCCTGGCTGTAATGCCAaacagtgggatttgggaggcagctctcccacagcacacagacCATTCTAACACGCGGTCAGGTTCAAACCTAGCTTTAGTAGGATGACATCccttttttattcatttgttcCCTGCTCTTTTCACAGCTCTAGTGTTCTGTCTGATTAGCAATTCCTGCTCTGACGTGGCAGAAGCGGCGcctgggctccagcagcccttcaaaccccagggaagcagctctggctAATGGTGCGTGGCTTTGCAGCATCACGTGCTGCTTCCCCAGCTTCTCTTTCAGGGTTCAGGTACCACTAATGAGTCACGACAGGAGAGAGGTACAAAGGAGAAGGTGGCTTTACAGCTCAATACAACAGCAGCCCAGAAATTCCATAAAACCCAAGCTTCTTTCAGTTGGAAGGCTGAAGTTAGGAGATAAGAGGCACTTCTGGGCTTTGtatgttttccagtttttaattaaaagcccAAAATCTGCATGTTCTTATTCCTTATATGGGCTGGATGAGCAGAATGAGATAATTGAAGGTTTCAAAAGCAATTACAAACTGTCATATCCTAATTTTTAAGTACTTGACTTTGCAACCTCAGTGATATCTCTCTGTCCAATTAAAAATCCCATATATAGacaattaatgtattttactACAGGATGAATCTAaaaattttttgtctttagtGACTTCAGACTATCACCAGGGTAAATGAGatggcttttttccctctttttttttttttttttgaattgtGGAGAAAATTCAGTGCTTTGCTCTAGGTATTGCTGGATGAAAAATATCAAGGTTCCAAAAGCAATCAATGAATCCTGGTCTACATAAAGATGTTTTGAGTCTCATATGCACATGTTTCCTTTCTCCTGTCTTTATTGTGTCTTGCCATACTTTCACTGAAAAGCAATTTGCAAAAccctgagagaagaaaaataaatctttagtTTAATCTTTGATTTGTAATTACTGAAATATGGACCCTTTCCTGTGATTCCTCTTGGTACCAGTGAGGTGATATTCATCTGCATTGCTCTGAtgccatttttcttcccagcatATTTCCAATATTGAACCTATCTTACCTTCATTCTACATTTCTGcatctcctcccttcccctgccttttcctttcccccacAGCTCTCAGGTCTGTGGGTTTTAAATAAGGAATGCAATGTGAAAAATTCCTGGGTGAAAGTTCCATCTGGGATGCATTTGGCCCACAGATTGCATGTGAGCCTTTTGGCAAGGCTGTCTTGTTCTTTTACTGAAAGCAGAGGCTCGAACTCAGCCTGCGCAGCGCAGCCCCGGGGGACTGCAGAGAGGTTGTGTCATGCTGGCTAATCCTGATGATGAGAATGGATTGAATGGAGAGAGGAAGTGGatgcccttttctttttctgcttattaTTTACCATGTCAATTAGTTgtaaaaaaaagtccaaaaccccaaaacaacacagaaaaacccacagctgaaaaaaaagccccagtgCAACAGAGGAGCTGTGCATGGTTTTGGTGTGGaagcatcacagaatcatagaatatcctgattGTGATAAGTGATGGGAAATGTTTCTGCATCCTGCCATGCCTCGGGGGTATAGCATCCATACCATATTGCTATCTGTGTATCTTGAAAAAATCCTGCTCCACTTTCAACTGAGTAAtcaaaagaggatttttttcatctttttttttcaaagtgcaGCAGTCAAAAGGAAACCTCTTATCTATTTGAGAATTCAATATAactttggaaacaaaagaaaatgaaatcagCAACCGTAGGTCTCAAAGCAACACtgattttaataatgtaaaCTTCCTTCTCTAATGAGTAATAAGCAGTTCCATCTTTCACGGccttttaaaattgcttttagtAAGGGGCTGGATTGTTTTAATCCTTTTCAGTATGTAAAGCCCCAGATATTTCAATCCCTTAGGGCCTCAGTATTTCCTAGCTCACTTCCTTtgaaaaggcagaggaaaacagCTTTCAGAAACTGACAGAATCTGTGACTGATAAAATTTaggtttggtgtttttgttttttttttttttttatcccgAAAGTGACCCAAAAGTGTCAGTTAAGAAAAAGATCTCTGGCACCCCATCCTGTGGATTAGTAGAGAACAGGCATATCATCTAGGTACAGTAGTTCTTTGTACTCTGACCTACTTGTTTCTGTTCTGGTTTGTTCCTTCTTGAAAGGTTATTTGGAAGAGATGCAGCAGAATTTGCTCCATAAACAGCTAAAGCAGTATCACCTGCCCCAGGAAGGGTTTCCTTTTGAAACGGGCCCTGGCACAATGGGGTTGCCAACGCCTAAAACGTTCTGCTCTGCTGCATAATCAGAATGAAAACTCAACAAATAtgttaaaatagttttattctGGAGGATGCTTTTCCCAAGGAAGGGTTAAGAGAGCTTTTTCTGAGATCAGGCTGGTATTTGTGGGGTGCGGTACTGAATTCTCCTCAATCACACGATTTTTACATGGTCAGCAATTCATTGTCACTGTTGTCCTGTCtccaccagcactgctgttgTGCTCTGTGCGTGCCTAGCAGTTAACtgagctctgttttctttttccttagaTATTTCCAGAAAGTGCCTCGAGGAAGCTTCCTTATgtagaaaaaccccacaagaaaCACAGCGTGTGCTTCCTGGCAGCTTGTGAAGCAAAGCTGTCACAATGGCAGAAAACAAGGACAGCAGTGCGAAAAGCGCAGATGTGAGGCCCAAAAGCAGCCGGAGCAGGAGTGCAGACAGAAAGGATGGGTATGTCTGGAGTGGGAAGAAGCTCTCCTGGTCCAAGAAAAGCGAGCATTGTCCTGATGCCGAACCagcaagtgctgcaggaaggtCAGGGACTAATTTAAGGAGCCAAGAGAGGAAGTACAGCTGCTCGTCCATCGAGCTGGATCTAGACCGGTCCTGTGGCCACAGGTTTTTGGGCCGGTCTCTCAAACAGAagctgcaggatgctgtgggTCAGTGCTTTCCCATAAAGAACTGCAGCAGCCGGCACGCCTCGGGACTGCCATCCAAAAGGAAGATCCATATCAGTGAGCTGATGCTGGATAAGTGTCCTTTCCCTCCGCGCTCAGAGCTGGCTTTCCGGTGGCACTTGATCAAAAGGCACACGGCCCCTATAAGTCCAAAGGCAGAAGAATGGATAATTGCTGATTTATCCCAGCACGAGGAAAGGGAGGATCAGCTGCGAGACGAGGAGATTGCCAATGGGGGGATGGACTCTCCCTCCCAGTCCTGTGACTTCACTGACAGCAGTTCCTGCCGGGGTGACCCGAGGCCTGAGCTGGTGACAGGTAAGGTGGCAAGGAGCAGTAGAGATGAGAGCGACATGGACTCCGATGATGAAGTCATAACTCTGTGCACAAGTTCTCGAAAACGAAACAAGCCCAAGTGGGAAACGGATGACGAGCTGCTACGGATGGAAACGCCCCCGAAATACCACACCCAGATTGATTATGTCCACTGCCTAGTGCCAGACCTCCTCCAGATCAATAACAATCCCTGCTACTGGGGAGTCATGGATAAATACGCAGCTGAGGCGCTGCTGGAAGGGAAGCCAGAGGGAACGTTTCTGTTGAGAGACTCTGCCCAGGAGGACTATTTGTTTTCCGTGAGCTTCAGGCGCTACAGTCGCTCCCTCCACGCCCGGATAGAGCAGTGGAATCACAACTTCAGCTTCGATGCCCATGATCCCTGTGTCTTCCATTCTCCTGACATCACGGGACTCCTAGAACACTACAAAGATCCAAGTTCCTGTATGTTCTTTGAACCACTTTTATCCACTCCCCTGAACAGgacctttcccttctctctccagCATATATGTAGAACAGTCATTTGCAACTGTACAACTTATGATGGTATCGATGCACTTCCCATTCCTCCCTCGGTGAAGCTGTATCTGAAGGAATATCATTATAAGTCAAAAGTTAGAGTGCTCAGGATTGATGTACCAGAGCAGCAaagctagaaaatatttttgtgaaagaaatttTCTCCAAACAGACAATAGTATGTTCAATCTCTTTTCcttataggtttttttttaaatagcaacttgattatttttttctttttctgcatattATTTACCACCCAAACTAGTCTCTGTTTAAATGTACTTTTGAGTCTTCACAGCTCTCttttttagaaattatgttCATTGTGGGCTTTTGAACTGTCCCTAGGCTAGAGTTTTATGGAATTCCAGGTAGGCTTTCTGGTATTTCTATAGATGGATAGTCATTAGATCTAAAACCCCCTGAAAACCAGTTTTGAACTTGATCTGTCTTTTCTATTGTAGTTGACACGTGTTGCTGACATGATTGAAATAATGCACTGTTAACTAAAGATTGActcatctgtattttctgcatttcttttaaaatgagtgCTCTAgcctctctgtgtgtgtgtgtctgtccaTCCCTATCCACTGCAGTAAATTCGTCAGTCTATTTCTAACATTACTATTCCAAGCAAAATGAAGTTTGAAAGAGGATATGATCTTTCTATAAATATATCAGGGGACTAAATaccagggagaggaaaaacaattCAAGTTAAGGACAACACTCAGTGCAGGAACAAACATGTATAAACTGGTCCTGAAAAGGTTTTGGTTGGAGAGGAGGAAGACTCATCGTCGTCAGAGCAGCAGGGTTCTGGAAGAGCTTTTCATTTTGTATAATAGCAGTAAAAAGCAAACTGCTCATAAACTGGGATTTGATCAGTGTCTGGAAGAGATAATCATGTAGTTACTTATGATAGATGGGGCTTGGACTTGGGAACTCTGTTTCACTGTTGCATTATATGAAATACCCAGTTTTTGCAGTAGGAGCTGCCGCTGCTTCAATGATAAAGCacagggtgggagggagggaaggaagatatttcctttaaaatctgCATATTTAACCATCTGATTCTGCATGGTTGAGCCTGAGGTGATGCTGAATAACTTTCCTACTTTGTTAGTAGggggcttgtttttttttaataagtatagtttaaaaagaaaacaaatctgctGGTTTTTCTTGCAATGTGAAGCATTCGGTCGAATGGCTTCCTGCCAAATTCCATGTACGGGAAAACCATGCATGGATAATGCTCCTAAAAGCATTACTTACATTTCATGGATAGGCAGATCTGCTGCTGAGTTGTTGGTGGAATCCCACAAGACTCAGTGGATGTGGGTTCAGGCAGGAAACTCCAGGCTGGCCTCAGGGTGCAGCTACAGGACGTGCAGCAGAGACCTGCAGTTCTGATCCCTGTTCGTGCATTATCTCCTCTCCCAAACTGGGCCCGGAGCTCCTCTGCCAAAAGAATGTGAGATGGTGTAATTGTAACTCCAACAACCACATTGTCTCCTCTCCTTGGACTACAGGGAGCCTTTGTATCCtctcaaaatgcttttgaaactGAGCCCCACGCCTGCCGAATTACAAATGTGTTTAATTTCATGCATGTGAAGGTTCCTATCAAAAAATCAGCAATGACCTGTGGGTGAGGTTATCACtgaatggttggggttggaagagAGCTCTGGAGAGGATCTCATCCAAGCCCCTTGCTCAAGCATAGGATcacatccaggtgggttttggaCATCTTCAGAGtaggagactccacaacctctctgcaCAGCCTGTTCTAGGCCTCcatcacctgcacagtaaagaggtttttcctcatattcagatggaacttcctgtgtttcagtttgtgcctgttgctccttgtcctgtctcAGGGCACCACTGGAAAGAGTCTGTTCCCATCCTCCTGACACCTGTCCTTAAGGTATTTGTATGGATTGATTGGTTCCCCTCTCAGCTGTCACTTCTCCAGAGCTGatgcccagctccctcagcctttcctcacaggagagatgctccagtcccctcaGCACCTTCACAGCCCCTCCACTGGCCCACTCCAGCAATTCCTTGCATTTCTTGTACTAAGcagcccagaactgggcacagcagtCCCAGCTGAGCCCTCACTAGGGctgaggagaggggcaggatcacctccctcgaCGTGCTGGCCACACTTTCCCTCATGCAGCCCAGGATTCCATTGGCCTCCTTGGCCACAAGGACACAGTGCTGGCTCACCCCAGCACTTCTCcacagtgctgctttccagcagctcagcccccagcctgggctggtgcaTGGGGTCATTCTTCTCAGGATAGGGGCACCCTGCTTGAACTTCCTTGGCTTCCTCcctgcccatctctccagcctgttCCAGGTCTGGCTGAGTGTCAGCACAGCCTGTTGGTGTGTCAGCCTCTCCTCCCAGTTCTGTATCAccagcaaacctgctgaggGAACACTCTGTCCCTTCATCCAGGGTGGTGAATAAGCTGAACAAGACTGGACCCATCACTGATCCCTTGGGAATCTGTGTGCAGGCAAGGAGCAGTAGAACACAGTGCTGTGGAGTCTGCCTCCAAGATTGTAGACTCAGACTAAGCAATACTTATATTTGGATCTTTTCATTTCACCTGGTAGAGAATCCTATAGATTTGTGGACATCAAATCCATCCTGCAAGGTGGCTGCTCAGGAATTACCAAGGGAGCTTTGCcatgcagctccagcaggaccTGCCACCCTGCCCTTACCCCCAACCTGAGCAGATAAAACCCTTTccactgagctgctgccactgtGATGATGTAAACAGATTTCCAGGGACATCTGCCTAGAGACCAGCCCGTTTGTTTTCACTGGGTTTTAAATAGGTTTGGAACCAAAGTCTCCAGGGAGAAAATGCTAACACATCAATCCATGGCATCGCTCATGGATGAACGCGCTCCAGGACGAATTCTCAGCTGCTATAAATCAGCGTGGCTTTATTGATACACTTACAGTGGCTTATCCCAGCTGAGATCTTCCTTCCTCCATATCCAAATGGAATTGTGGGACTGATGGCAGAAAATCaccctgtttttttctgtaatttttatctTGTGCTGCTTCCATTCATTGCCTTTTGCATAAACTCTATGTTATCAAGGGCAGCTTT
This portion of the Vidua chalybeata isolate OUT-0048 chromosome 6, bVidCha1 merged haplotype, whole genome shotgun sequence genome encodes:
- the SOCS4 gene encoding suppressor of cytokine signaling 4, with product MAENKDSSAKSADVRPKSSRSRSADRKDGYVWSGKKLSWSKKSEHCPDAEPASAAGRSGTNLRSQERKYSCSSIELDLDRSCGHRFLGRSLKQKLQDAVGQCFPIKNCSSRHASGLPSKRKIHISELMLDKCPFPPRSELAFRWHLIKRHTAPISPKAEEWIIADLSQHEEREDQLRDEEIANGGMDSPSQSCDFTDSSSCRGDPRPELVTGKVARSSRDESDMDSDDEVITLCTSSRKRNKPKWETDDELLRMETPPKYHTQIDYVHCLVPDLLQINNNPCYWGVMDKYAAEALLEGKPEGTFLLRDSAQEDYLFSVSFRRYSRSLHARIEQWNHNFSFDAHDPCVFHSPDITGLLEHYKDPSSCMFFEPLLSTPLNRTFPFSLQHICRTVICNCTTYDGIDALPIPPSVKLYLKEYHYKSKVRVLRIDVPEQQS